TTCCACAAATCATAAtcttagcccaaagtagattttatagaacacacGGATATCTGGAACAAATACTGAGGTGCATTGGTATGCACTAATGAGCgagagcactaaagtgctaTCTGAGAAACACAGATGTGCTAAACAGAGAACACTGACGTGCTAAAatcagagagcaccaacgtgctaataatcagagagcgcgctaaagttccttaatggcatgccactaatatcctgatagttctaaattccatctacttgggcattaaaaTTGAatctcattcaattaaatactttataaattatttgaaaaagatttctcatttctccatcATTATAATTTAGTGCACATTTCACAATTCACAATTATCACAccattttcacatatatacacTTTTGTCACAATATTTACTTAATGTTCAATCAATATACCACTACATACTTTCcatctataattttctttacaaatttcatagttccataatcttttattttactttattttattttatttctaaataattctatactataatataagcatttaaataaaataatttaaaaaataagcttgtagtacttacaacaaaaaggttgAGATGATATCTTCCTTCACTCCTTAGccttctcttttcattttcttcaatttcatataaaacacataacatttatatattagaaaaacaatcaaataactttcctatatgatttaataagaataaacatatatgatataataatttcataatttcttaccttagctaatatttcaatttaattcataactaaaattatttctatttctatcacaatctatacattatttttacttaaattctaCTTACAACTTGACTTAACTCtcaaattttcactaataaaccttaatttcaatttcttataattttacattaaacttataacttatttctcaatttaatctttttcccAATCCTAGTTTGAATTTCCATCAACTCAACCTCTAATTCATCCactaattcaatataaactacataaaaaaattctactaactttcaaaatttcaacatatacTTGCTAGTATTTTGATCTAGAATCATAAAAACTCAAAGATTTCaagaaaaggacttaatttgacttaccaatttgaaattgaaccttaaaatccctaattttcttctttactttttctttctttctttctcccctgTTTCTCCCCTGTTCCGTTTCGAATtgtattctgtttctttcttttcatttctttttcttttgttttatgtatataataataataacataatattataataataatataataacttacttattaattaaataacataatataatatatataacttaaattaaaaatatcttagatATTTCATTTGTTATGCCGCCTCAATTTTAGAAAAGGCATAATTtcctatttggtccttttaactttctttaatttataattaaactttcatacttatttcaatctaatcctttttcctaattacttctaattacatcaaattctcctagtcaaaatataattagacACACAACTAacttagtaaatatttataataaatatttacaaatttgattacggAACAAGGTCCggaaatgtatttttatttaatctatttaaataaattttaccatataatcaataaagttttattatcaaaattttcatgcaaccttTCTATCATAATATAGACCATatcacaatattaaaataaattttctttctaactcggatttgtggttacgaaaccactattccgattctTGAAAATGGGTCATTACAgtaaataaatgtgaatataaagtctatattaatatttttgttctaaataaattttgtattaccgattaataatataatagtaataaaatgtacttttgtcaatttaaaaatatttagtgcttttataaatagttaagatttgattaaattcaatagttaataattttattcattaatttttaatgtttttagggaaaaaaataataccaTATGTAtaataactttcaaatagtcACTTGATGAGTTGGAGATATAGGTTTTTATGAGTCAAGTCGGGTCAGGTTCGAGTGGTGCCTATTTATgatattaacacattttatgTTTGTTCAAATCCAATCCGGTAAGAAATATGGGTCTAAATTTTTTCCCTATCTAGTCCATATTTGCATATGACTAACCGCCgctaatttttaatgtttacatcaTAGTGGTAGTATTATATACtactatagatttaattttatgtgttataaattacacaatatatataaaaataatgtaacatttctaacttaaaagcGGGTTGGGCTGGGCTAGTTGGGCCTTAGATGTTCAAGTCCGCCTGAACCTAATCCATATTTTAAGCgagcctaattttttttgtttaaacccattttttgagtTTAATGTTTTTGCTCGAACTCTCGTAGtccagaattaaaaaaaaagaaaaaaagaacttgGAGCATTAAATAGCTTGAATCCATAGAACATTTGACGTGACATAGATAATGAATAAATAGGAGTTAATATCATTCCAATTGCCATTACGAAAgtaattagaattttaaaaaaaatatttttggctggtaattattccaaaaaagaCTCTCAACTCTGCAACAAAACTACTCATGCCCGGTATGCAAGAGAAGCCATGGATAAGATGCTGaacattgtaaatatttttgaaatcgaAATGGTCATTCCGCCCATTTCGTCAAGATAAACAAGACGCATTCTATCATAACTCGTTCCTACCAAGAAAAAAAGTGCAGCACCGATAAAGCCATGagatattatttgtaaaatagcTCCACTGAGTTCCGTATCAATTATCGAACCAATTCCTATAATTATGAAACACATATGAGATAGGGAGGaatagtttgtttttttttttaattccattgACCAAGAGATGTTGAAGTTgcataaattatttgtattgtaCCCACTATTATCAACAAGGGAACAAATATAGAATGCACATGGGGTAATAAATTCATATTGATCCGAACTAATCCATATAatcctatttttaataaaattccgGCCATGTCAAATTTCTAGCAAACCTTCAAGAGATACCACTGGTTGTGTGAATAtgtagtaaaaaataataatagttttcaaatAATACAATTAACACACTTATTGGCAAAAACTTGAACTATATTATTAGAGATTAggttatatataatataaacgTGTTAGTACGAGGAAATGCTTGTTGTTACAATATGCTTTGATGTTGAgcttttttcttaaaagaagaGAGGATAATATATAGTTAAATCATGGAGAATCAACATGTTATGTTGTACTAGAGAAGTAAGGAATGAAGGCAATCTTGGTTATGAAGAAGCAAAAAAGTTACAACTGGCTTTGGGTTAATGAGTTTTCGATCTTGTTGCATAAAAGTATGAAATCCCTGTATCTTAAATCCAGATTGGCAGCGTGAAGTGGTGAAAAAAGCATCAAAGGGGGAATGCCAATTTGCAAAACCCATGTGCCCTGAAGGTGGATTAGGAGCAGGTTGTAGTCACCAACCAAATTGTGGCTGATGCGTGCTCTCCCATCACATGAATCCAAACTTGGTTATATAGCCTCCACTGTCTTATTCCAACCTGACAGCGCCTCTTGTCTACCCTAGTTGCTGCTGTCACAGTTTTACGTCCACTTGCAACAAATACGATGGTGCAGATCTTTTCATTTGCACTTATTCACCACCCCCATACAAAACCACCCCTGAATACCATTCCCCTTTTCCCATTAAAATAATACAGTTTCTGCATTGTCAAAATCCAGATTCgggttcttttccttttctgaaTAAAATCATGGGAGatagataaattatatattgCTCTCAAAGCACATTGCTAAACAAAACCTAAAAGTCAAGCAGAACACTGGGTTTTGGTCTGCCAGCAGTTCTCATGGCAAGTTCAGTCACGGGCAGGGCTGCAGGGAAGCATTAAAACAATGAATGGTGCAAATTTTAGGGTATCTATTGGCTGCTGCTGAAGGTTAAGCGTCTTTAAGACAGCGAAAAAGACCCATGAGTACGTACCCAGACTGAAAACACGTCAGCAACGGGGGTATATCATACCCCATATTTAACTTTATCTTTTTTCGAGGTGATGATCTATCTTTGAACACCATTCGATTTCAGGGGAGGAGAGGGGACCCATATTTTATTACCTGTAATAGATACGGAAATCCAGACCATTACAAATTGGACACTGAATCCAAAGAAAAACCAGACTATTATAGAGATGCAGTGACACCAATACGGGCAACTGGCTCGGTAGCGGGACAATAATTGTCCACTACAATGAAATTCGCATCTAAATATGTGTCAAACCCCTTATCAACTCCAGCAGTCGATTGTCACATTGATTTGATTAGCTTCAAATAATGGACAAGGTCTGCTTGCTTAATGAATGCTTAAATGGAAAATCATGCTAAATCTGGGGAAAAAAACAAGAATTAGTGCTTAAAAGAATGGTAATATGGTAAGATAACTTTAATTGAAAAGAcgggaagaaaaaggaaaaaaggttgCAGACGAGTTAAATCATAAACTGAAGCCGTCCACTTGCAGAAAAACAatacaaacatgaaaatattgGCGTAAAAATGGAACatcatcaataaatttaatcgaATGATGCGCATATGATTCCATCTTTAACATAATCACAAACGACCAAACCCAGAACATCCTCTGTTTCTGGTTTTCTTtctaaacaataataacaacattATGAAACAATGGTCTAGAACATAATAGAAGTCAAGCGACAGTCGAGTTATCGGAGGGCGACGTCCAGACGATGTCCTTAAGCGCCGGTCGGAGCTCTTTACTGCAAAACTGGTTGTATTCAAGGGTATCACCATGGTCTTTTTTAACTTCCACCACCAGAAACGACGGTGTTAATGCGAAAATGTCAGCAGCAATGGCTAATTTCCCTTTCCTTCCACATTCTTGACCCTGCAGTCTTACACTTGACTCGCTCTTCTTGACGCTGAACTTCATCGACTTGGCCACCTCTTCCAGTCTCGATATTACACTGCTCGCTGGCCTTGTTGTAGCGAATCTTAGCtcctctttctcttctctcttcttctcttcAAACAACGGTGACAAATCGAAGCCCTCGGATAAGGAAATGATATGGAAAGCGTTCAGAGTCTCAGGCTTGGATGATTTCTCGCCATTGAAGGCTTCAAATTCTAGCTCCCCCTTGGTTCTAATAGTCTTGGGTATTGATTTCCTGAACCAAGACGAGTCCATCACCTTTGAAGTGGTGATTCGGGTATTTGGGTTGGGATCTAAAAGCTTAGTAATTAATCTACGAGCTTCAGGGAAAACCAAGGTGGGCACTTGAAATCTCCTCTGTAAATCTTCCTGTACATGGCTACCATATTATCATCTTGAAATGGTAAGAACCCAGCGAGAAGCACGTAAAGGATTACCCCACAAGACCAAAGATCTGCTTTAGCTCCGTCGTATCCTTTTTTACCAATAACTTCAGGAGCCACATAAGCCGGTGTTCCACATGTTGTGTGCAATAACCCGTCTTGTTTCAAGTGCTCAGAGAAAGCGCTGAGACCAAAATCTGTAACCTTCAAGCAGCCATCTTCATCCAAGAGCAAATTCTCCGGCTTCAAATCACGGTGGTAAACCCCACGGCTATGACAGAAATCGATAACGGAAACCAACTGTTGGAAATAGACTCTTGCCAAGTCTTCCTTGAGCCGACCCTTGGCGATTTTCGAGAAGAGTTCACCGCCTCGAACAAGTTCCATGGCAAAGTAAATCTTGGACTTACTCGCCATGACTTCATAGAATGCACATGGGGTAATAAATTCATATTGATCCGAACTAATCCATATAatcctatttttaataaaattcgcCATGTCAAATTTCTAGCAAACCTTCAAGAGATACCACTGGTTGTGTGAATatgtagtaaaaataataatagttttcaaatAATACAATTAACACACTTATTGGCAAAAACTTGAACTATATTATTAGAGATTAggttatatataatataaacgTGTTAGTACGAGGAAATGCTTGTTGTTACAATATGCTTTGATGTTGagctttttttcttaaaaagaagAGAGGATAATATATAGTTAAATCATGGAGAATCAACATGTTATGTTGTACTAGAGAAGTAAGGGAATGAAGGCAATCTTGGTTATGAAGAAGCAAAAAAAGTTACAACTGGCTTTGGGTTAATGAGTTTTCGATCTTGTTGCATAAAAGTATGAAATCCCTGTATCTTAAATCCAGATTGGCAGCGTGAAGTGGTGAAAAAAGCATCAAAGGGGGAATGCCAATTTGCAAAACCCATGTGCCCTGAAGGTGGATTAGGAGCAGGTTGTAGTCACCAACCAAATTGTGGCTGATGCGTGCTCTCCCATCACATGAATCCAAACTTGGTTATATAGCCTCCACTGTCTTATTCCAACCTGACAGCGCCTCTTGTCTACCCTAGTTGCTGCTGTCACAGTTTTACGTCCACTTGCAACAAATACGATGGTGCAGATCTTTTCATTTGCACTTATTCACCACCCCCATACAAAACCACCCCTGAATACCATTCCCCTTTTCCCATTAAAATAATACAGTTTCTGCATTGTCAAAATCCAGATTCgggttcttttccttttctgaaTAAAATCATGGGAGatagataaattatatattgCTCTCAAAGCACATTGCTAAACAAAACCTAAAAGTCAAGCAGAACACTGGGTTTTTGGTCTGCCAGCGGTTCTCATGGCAAGTTCAGTCACGGGCAGGGCTGCAGGGAAGCATTAAAACAATGAATGGTGCAAATTTTAGGGTATCTATTGGCTGCTGCTGAAGGTTAAGCGTCTTTAAGACAGCGAAAAAGACCCATGAGTACGTACCCAGACTGAAAACACGTCAGCAACGGGGGTATATCATACCCCATATTTAACTTTATCTTTTTTCGAGGTGATGATCTATCTTTGAACACCATTCGATTTCAGGGGAGGAGAGGGGACCCATATTTTATTACCTGTAATAGATACGGAAATCCAGACCATTACAAATTGGACACTGAATCCAAAGAAAAACCAGACTATTATAGAGATGCAGTGACACCAATACGGGCAACTGGCTCGGTAGCGGGACAATAATTGTCCACTACAATGAAATTCGCATCTAAATATGTGTCAAACCCCTTATCAACTCCAGCAGTCGATTGTCACATTGATTTGATTAGCTTCAAATAATGGACAAGGTCTGCTTGCTTAATGAATGCTTAAATGGAAAATCATGCTAAATCTGGGGAAAAAAACAAGAATTAGTGCTTAAAAGAATGGTAATATGGTAAGATAACTTTAATTGAAAAGAcgggaagaaaaaggaaaaaaggttgCAGACGAGTTAAATCATAAACTGAAGCCGTCCACTTGCAGAAAAACAatacaaacatgaaaatattgGCGTAAAAATGGAACatcatcaataaatttaatcgaATGATGCGCATATGATTCCATCTTTAACATAATCACAAACGACCAAACCCAGAACATCCTCTGTTTCTGGTTTTCTTtctaaacaataataacaacattATGAAACAATGGTCTAGAACATAATAGAAGTCAAGCGACAGTCGAGTTATCGGAGGGCGACGTCCAGACGATGTCCTTAAGCGCCGGTCGGAGCTCTTTACTGCAAAACTGGTTGTATTCAAGGGTATCACCATGGTCTTTTTTAACTTCCACCACCAGAAACGACGGTGTTAATGCGAAAATGTCAGCAGCAATGGCTAATTTCCCTTTCCTTCCACATTCTTGACCCTGCAGTCTTACACTTGACTCGCTCTTCTTGACGCTGAACTTCATCGACTTGGCCACCTCTTCCAGTCTCGATATTACACTGCTCGCTGGCCTTGTTGTAGCGAATCTTAGCtcctctttctcttctctcttcttctcttcAAACAACGGTGACAAATCGAAGCCCTCGGATAAGGAAATGATATGGAAAGCGTTCAGAGTCTCAGGCTTGGATGATTTCTCGCCATTGAAGGCTTCAAATTCTAGCTCCCCCTTGGTTCTAATAGTCTTGGGTATTGATTTCCTGAACCAAGACGAGTCCATCACCTTTGAAGTGGTGATTCGGGTATTTGGGTTGGGATCTAAAAGCTTAGTAATTAATCTACGAGCTTCAGGGGAAAACCAAGGTGGGCACTTGAAATCTCCTCTGTAAATCTTCCTGTACATGGCTACCATATTATCATCTTGAAATGGTAAGAACCCAGCGAGAAGCACGTAAAGGATTACCCCACAAGACCAAAGATCTGCTTTAGCTCCGTCGTATCCTTTTTTACCAATAACTTCAGGAGCCACATAAGCCGGTGTTCCACATGTTGTGTGCAATAACCCGTCTTGTTTCAAGTGCTCAGAGAAAGCGCTGAGACCAAAATCTGTAACCTTCAAGCAGCCATCTTCATCCAAGAGCAAATTCTCCGGCTTCAAATCACGGTGGTAAACCCCACGGCTATGACAGAAATCGATAACGGAAACCAACTGTTGGAAATAGACTCTTGCCAAGTCTTCCTTGAGCCGACCCTTGGCGATTTTCGAGAAGAGT
This sequence is a window from Gossypium raimondii isolate GPD5lz chromosome 5, ASM2569854v1, whole genome shotgun sequence. Protein-coding genes within it:
- the LOC105769333 gene encoding CBL-interacting serine/threonine-protein kinase 6, yielding MAEKFRSENPALLHGKYELGRMLGHGTFAKVYHARNLQTGKSVAMKVVGKEKVIRVGMMEQIKREISVMKMVKHPNIVELHEVMASKSKIYFAMELVRGGELFSKIAKGRLKEDLARVYFQQLVSVIDFCHSRGVYHRDLKPENLLLDEDGCLKVTDFGLSAFSEHLKQDGLLHTTCGTPAYVAPEVIGKKGYDGAKADLWSCGVILYVLLAGFLPFQDDNMVAMYRKIYRGDFKCPPWFSPEARRLITKLLDPNPNTRITTSKVMDSSWFRKSIPKTIRTKGELEFEAFNGEKSSKPETLNAFHIISLSEGFDLSPLFEEKKREEKEELRFATTRPASSVISRLEEVAKSMKFSVKKSESSVRLQGQECGRKGKLAIAADIFALTPSFLVVEVKKDHGDTLEYNQFCSKELRPALKDIVWTSPSDNSTVA